The genomic window TGCATACGGGCGAACGCGTGCTGACGACGAATACGGCCCGACTGGCGGCCAAGGCCTTGCCGAACAGCGAGATTCGCATTCGCGGTGCGAAAGATCAACGCTTGTCGCTGGCGGACCTCGCACACGATGGCCGGCGGCCGCTGCTGCTCTATCCCAGTTCGCACGCGGCCGAGTTGAACGCCGAGCTGGTCGCCGGGCTGGCTGGCCCGGTGACGTTGATCGTGCCCGACGGAAGCTGGTCGCAGGTGCGACGCTTCGTCCGGCGCGATCGGACCTTGGCCGGGCTGCCGCACGTCAAGCTGCCGAGTGGGCCGGCTTCGACCTACCGGCTTCGCGTGCAGGCCGACGCGCAGAATCTGTGTACGCTCGAAGCTGTGGCCCGGGCGATCGGGATCCTGGAAAGCGTCCCGGCTCAACAGCAGCTCGAAGCCTTACTTCGGATCATGATCGAACGCACGCTCTGGTCGCGCGGCGCCCTTTCGAGCGACGACTGTGAGCATGAAATCCCCGCAGCCGCCCGGAAAAGCCAAGCGGGGCAGCGCGGTGCGTACCTTAATGGATTGGCAGGCAGCGCGCTCAGCGGCAGCCACCCAGCCCGGTAGGGTACGCATTCTTGTGCCATACCTTATGGGCGATGGCTTGGCGGTGGTACGCACGGGGTGCGTGCCGTGCTTCGACGGGGTCGCCGAGGACAGGCTGAAGGCGAGCAAACTCGCCGAGGGTGGACGCGGTCGATGGTTGATCCAACCGGACCGAGCTGGAGCGGCTCGCAGCCGGCGGCAAGGGTCGCAACCTACCAGCATCGGCGATGGGCTGCGGCCGCTCGAAAATTCCTGTGCGGCCGATATAAGCGGCAGGCTTTTACAGTCTTCAATAACAAATGTTTGACATTCGGGTGGCAGTCGCTAAGGATAA from Pirellulales bacterium includes these protein-coding regions:
- a CDS encoding tRNA-uridine aminocarboxypropyltransferase, with the protein product MSGRLAEHRCPGCEIRRPLCFCAMIPRIALETRVVLLMHTGERVLTTNTARLAAKALPNSEIRIRGAKDQRLSLADLAHDGRRPLLLYPSSHAAELNAELVAGLAGPVTLIVPDGSWSQVRRFVRRDRTLAGLPHVKLPSGPASTYRLRVQADAQNLCTLEAVARAIGILESVPAQQQLEALLRIMIERTLWSRGALSSDDCEHEIPAAARKSQAGQRGAYLNGLAGSALSGSHPAR